The stretch of DNA CGATATTTGAAACTTTTGAATGTCTAGCAGCTTGATTTTTCATATCTTCATCAGCAGTTCCAATAATTAGAACATTAGAAGCTTCTTTGTGTGTACACAATGGTAAATGTACCATCATTTCATTAAATGCGTTATTATCTTTCATTATATATAGTCCTTAATATTTATAAACATTTTGCTATAATACCCAAAAATTTTTAAAGTAATCGCAAGATTTGGAAAACAGAATAAAAAAAAGGTGAATAATGGCAACAGTTAGTTACAAAGATGCTGGAGTTGATATAGATGCTGGAAATCAGTTTGTAGAAAATATCAAACCTTATGTAAAAGCAACGACAATTCCAGGAGTTCTTGGAGGAATAGGTTCATTTGCTGGTGCATTTGAATTACCAAGTGGTTACAAAAAACCTGTAATTCTATCTGGAACAGATGGAGTTGGAACAAAACTAAAACTTGCAATTGATGCAAAAAAATTTGATACAGTTGGAATTGATTTAGTTGCCATGTGTTCAAATGACTTGTTATGTAACTTTGGAGAGCCATTATTTTTCCTAGATTATTATGCAACTGCAAAATTAAATGTTGAAGAAGCTACTCAAGTAGTAAAAGGAATAGCTGAGGGTTGTATCAGAAGCGAGTGCGCTTTAGTTGGTGGTGAAACTGCTGAAATGCCAGGAATGTACAAAGAGGGTGATTTTGACTTAGCTGGTTTTTGTGTTGGAATTGCAGAAAAAGATGAGTTAAATAGAATTGATAAAATCAAAGCAGGTGATACTTTAATTGCATTACCATCTTCTGGTGTTCACTCAAATGGTTTTTCACTTGTTAGAAAACTTTTACTTGAAAAATTAGGAATGTCTTTAGATGATGATTTCCAAGGGAAAGCACTTAAAGATGTATTATTAGAACCAACTAGAATTTATGTAAAAGAGTTCAAAGCTAATAAAAGTAAAATCAATGCTTTAGCACATATTACTGGTGGTGGAATTACAGAAAACTTACCAAGAGTTTTACCAGATAATTTAAAAGCAGTTGTAAAAAGAGCAGATGTTAGAGTTTTACCAATTTTTGAATTTATGGGTAAACACGTAGAACTAGAAGAGATGTACAGAACATTTAATATGGGTGTTGGTATGGTTTTAGTTGTAAGTGCTGAAAATGTAGATTCAGTTTTAGCTAACACTGATGGATATGTTATTGGACATATAGCTGATGGTGCTAAATGTGTTGAATTTATCTAATATTTTTTAGATAAGAAGTAAAAAGGGTGAGTTTAAGAACTCACCCTTTTTTTATGTTCTTATAATAATTTAGAATCTCCACAACTTTAGAAGCATAACCCCATTCATTGTCATACCAAATTAAAAGTTTAATCATATTATTTATAACTTCAGTGTATCTATGGTCAATTATTGTTGTGAATTTTTCTTTTTTAAAATCACTTGAAACCAAAGGCTCAAAATTATTTAAAACTATTGGGAAGTTTTGATTCTTTTCATACTCTTCAAAAAGCTCAATTATCTCATTTTTTGTTGATTTTTCTTTTGTAAACAAAGTTACATTTATAGCTCCAACTGTATCTGTTGGAACTCTTAGGGAACTTGAACTTATTAAGTTCTGATTGATATTTGGAAGTACAAAAGAACAAGCTTTTATGGTTGTTGTTTTATTTGGAATAATATTTTGAGTTGAAGATCTACCAAACTCAAAGTTACAATTCACTTCTCTTGTATCACTTTTTACAAAACTTCCATCAAGAACTCTTTGATGATTTAATAAAGGATGAACAGTAAGAATATCTCCACATAAAATCTCTTTTTTATCATTTATAAGTTTTAAAGCAGGAAGTAGGGCTGTTGCATTACATGAACTTGTAGAGATGATTTTGTGAATATTTGGATTTAATTCTTTTTCATTTACTCCCAAAATTATGTTTATATCAGCTTTATTATTTGGGTGAGTTAAAAATATTGCTTTTACAGGAAGATTTTTTAAAAGATTAATATCCTCTTTTTTACCACTTGAATCAATAATAATATCAATATTTGTTAAATCAATTTTATCTAAAAAATCAAAGTTTGTGATTTTTATTTTTGATGTTGAGTTCTGAATATAGTTATTTTCAACGATTTTAAATCTATCTTCATATTTTCCATATGTTGAATCATAATTTATTGAATAAACTATATTTTCAATATATGGATTTATCTCATTTATTATAACTATTTCAAAATCTTTATTTGAAACCAACTGTTTTAAAACAGCTTTACCGATTCTACCAACACCATTTAAAAGAATTTTCATAATCTAACCTACATTTTTTTATAGGGAAGTATAGTTAAATTCTAATTATACTTTAGCCATTTCGATAAATAAAAAGTGCGAATTTTCCAAAGCTTTTATTTCTATTTTTTTAATATCAATTATTTCCATTGCATCACCAGCATTTAAAGTAATTTCATTTATATTTGAACTTCCTTCAATTTGTACAAAATAAACTTGTCTATTTTCTTTGATTTCAAACTCTAAAGATTTATTAATTTCAAGTTCACTAACATAAATATTTATATCTTGATAGATTTTTATATCGGCAGTTCCATCAGTGCTTGAAACAATATTTAAAAACTTATTGATTCTATCTTTTTCTTCATATCTTTTTGAGCCATAAAGTCTAGGAAGACCAGCTTTTGGAGGAATAATCCAAATTTGCAAAAGTCTTAAATCATTACTTTTATGAACATTATGTTCACTATGATATATTCCATCTCCTGCACTTAAATATTGAACTTCTCCTCTTTTTAAAGTCTCAGAATTTCCCATAGAATCTTTGTGAGTAATCTCTCCATTTACAACATAAGAAATGATTTCCATATTTGCATGAGGATGAGTGTCAAACCCAGATTCAGGATGAACAATATCATCATTTAGAACTCTTAAAACTCCAAAATTCATATTATTTGGATTTCTATATTCTGCAAATGAGAAATGAAAACGGCTTTCTAACCAACCTAAATTTGATGTTCCCATATTTTCTTTTGGTAATTTTTTTAACATGTTAACTCCTTGTCAAAAATAAAACTTTCCATTGAGATATTTGAATACAACATCTCACTATTAAATGATTTTCCTTTTTTATTTATAGCATTTCCAAAAGCTATAAATATAGGTAAAAAATGCTCAATCGAAGGATGATTTTTATAAAAATTTATATTTTCTTGAATATTTTTTAACTTTTCTTCTTTTGCATTTTCAATAATATCAATCATATCATCATTAAATTCTTTTGCGTAATTTCTTATGTTTGGATTCATACTCATATCACCTAAATTATGGGTAATTCCACCACTACAAATAATCAAAGCTTCATTTTTAAATTGTTGAAGTTTTTCTCCTAATTCTATTAATTGGTTTATATTATATGAAGTAGGAATACTTATTTGTAGTACTGGAATTTCAAGATGTTCATACATTAATGCAAGAACATTCCAAACTCCATGGTCATAACTTTTTTTATTTTCATCGATTGAGATATTAATATTCTCTTTTTTTAATTTTTCGATTAAATTTAAAGTTAATTTCTCATCACTATTTATTTCATATTTTACTTTATATAATTCATCTTCAAAACCGTAAAAATCATACATAATTTTATTTGCTTCTGGACTAATGATTTTTAAATCTTTTGTTAAATAATGGGCAGAAAATATAATTATATATTTTGGTTTTTCTAAACTATCTGCTAATTTTTTTATATTTTGTTTAGATTTTATATCACTTAAAATTATATTTGGAGCACCATGCGAAATAAATAGTGTTGGATTCATGATTATTGTGCTAAAACACCCTCAATATCAATCGCTAATTTAACTTCATCAGATACAGCAACTCCACCTGTTTCTAAAGCTTTATTCCAAGTTAAACCAAAATCACTTCTTTTAATTTTTCCATTAAGTGAAAAACCAGTTCTTTGTTTTCCCCAAGGATCTTTAATTACAGAACTTGTTTCTAAATCAAGTTTGATATTTTTGGTTACGCCTTTCATAGTGAAATCACCATAAACTGCATCTTTTTCAATTTTTGTTGATTTAAAAGTAATTTTTTGAAATTTTGCAACATCAAACATATCTTCAGCTTTTAAATGTTCATCTCTTTTTTCATTTGCTGTGTTAATTGAAGCAACAATAATTTCTCCATTTATTGATATTAATGTATTTGTTTTTTCATCAAATTCAAAAGTTCCAGCAATGTCGTTAAATTTACCAGTAACATTTGTAATCATCATATGTTTTACTGTAAAACCAGCATTTGTATGACTTGCATCAACATTATAATTACCTGCAAATAACGCAGTTGAAAGAGCAATTGATGCTAAACTTAATTTTAAAATTTTCATAGTATTCCTTTTATTATTTTATTTTACTAATTAGTAATATTAAAGCAAAAAAATTAATTTGCTTTGTAAACTTTATTCAATAAATCATATAAAGTATTTAATTCTTCATCACTTAAAACTTCCAACATATGAGTCAGATTTTTTGCATGATTTGGAAAAACCTCTTCAATAACATTTTTTCCTTTTTGAGTAATAGATAATATGAATGCTCTACTATCATTTGGGTCTTTTATTGAAGTTATCCATTCATCTCTTTTTAGATTTTTAACAACAACAGTTATATTTCCAGGTGTACTCATAGTTAATTTTGTAATTGAACCAATATTTAAATCACCTCTGTGATATAAAACTTCTAATACTTTAAATTGATTAAATGTAAGATTATGTTTTGATAAATAATTAACAGTCAAATTTGTAATTTTTAAACTGGCTTTTTCTAATCTAACAACAGTTTTCATAGCTTTGTCAGTTCTAGTTCCATAAGATTTTAACGATTTTTTATTCATAAACATACTCCTTTTGAAATTATATTACTAATTAGTAATAAAGTCAAGGGGAAAATGAAATTTATGAAATTTTTACTTAACCTTTTCATAATGAATTTTTGGATAAAATATTTCGTTTTGCTATAAAAGAATGAAAAATAAGGATACTAAAATGCTATTGACGCCAGGTCCAACTCCAGTACCAGAATTTGTAAGAAAGGCGATGGCCGATATTACGATTCATCATAGAACTGAAGAGTTTGAAGCGATTTTTAAAAATACTAGAGAATTATTAATTGAAATTTATGATATGCCTGAAGTTGTAATGTTAGCTTCAAGTGGTACAGGTGCTATGGAAGCTTGTGTTACAAATTTAACACACAAAAAAGCACTTACAATTAATTCAGGAAAATTTGGTGAAAGATTCGGAAAAATTTGTGCTGCATTTGGTATAGATTATACAGAAATCAAAAATGAGTGGAATACACCAGTTAGCGTTGAAGCAGTTGTTGAAGCTATTAAAGCTGATTCTTCAATTGATGCTGTGTTTATTCAAATTTGCGAAAGTGCAGGTGGATTAAGACATCCAGTTGAACAAATTGCTGCAGAAATTAAAAAAATCAATAAAGATATTACAATCGTTGCAGATGGAATTACAGCAATTGGTGTTGAAAAAATTGATACAACAAATCTTGATGCAGTAGTAACGGGAAGCCAAAAAGCTTTAATGTTACCACCTGGTCTTGCAATGATTGGATTTTCAAATGCAGCGGTTGCTAAAATTGAGTCAAAACCAAGAGGTTACTATTTTAATTTAGCAATTGAAATTAAAACACAAAGAAAAAATACAACAGCATGGACGGCTGCAACTACACTTATTATTGGTTTAGGTGCAATTTTAGAAAAACTAAAAGCTGATGGATTTGATAATTTATATAAACAAACAGCATTAAGAGCAAATGCTACGAGAGAAGCTTTAAAAGCAATTAGATTTGATATTTATCCAAAAACTCCTGCAAATGCAATGACAACTGTTTATACAGAACAATCAAGTGCTATTAGAAAAATATTAGAAAATAAATACAATGTAAATATTGCAGGTGGACAAGATCATTTAGCTGGTAAGATTTTTAGAATTAATCATATGGGATTAGTTGAAGATTATGAAGCATCTTGGGCTGTAAATGCTGTTGAATTAGCACTTGATGATTTAGGTATTAGAACATTTGATGGAACTGCAAACAAAGTTTTTGCATCAAATATGTTTAAAGGAAATTAAGAATAATGATTTTTGAACACGAAATTCCAAAAGGAAGTCGATTATACTTTGGAGCATCTGCTAAAAGAAAAAGAGTATTGGAAAATCAAGTTTGCGATATTTTAGAAAATAATGGATTTGAAGAGATATTAACTCCAAATTTCTCATATTCTCAACATCAAGCTATTGCAAATGAGAGAAAACTAATAAAATTTTCGGATGAGCAAAATGAACAAGTATCATTAAGAGCCGATTCAACTTTAGATGTAGTAAGAATTATTACAAAAAGATTAGGAAGAACAACAACACATAAAAAATGGTTTTATGTTCAACCTATTTTTTCTTATCCATCAAAAGAAGAGTATCAAATTGGATGTGAGTGGATAGATCATGATAATATTGCTGATATTATGAATTTAACAGCAGATATTTTAAAAGCTTTAAAAATAGAACCTATTTTACAAATATCAAATATTAATATTCCAAAACTTGTTTCAAATGAGTTGAATATTGATATTGATTTACTTAAAAATGGAGAAATTGCAACACTATTTAAATTAGATTGTGAGTGGTTAAATAAACTTATAAAAGTTAAAGATATAAAAAGTTTAGAAGATGTAATAAGTATTGTTCCTGCTTCTATTAAAATAGAGTTAGAAAAACTTCTTTCAAAAGCAAAAGATGTAGATTATGGAAATATAATTATTGCACCACTTTATTATGGGTCATTAAGATATTATGATGGTATTTATTACAGAGTAATTAATGACAATTTAACTTTATGTAATGGTGGAGTTTACTCAAGTGAAGGTATAAACTCACTAGGTTTTGCACTATACACAGATAATTTATTAAAAATTTTAGAGGATTAAGAATGAGCGCAGATATAATTGTTGGTATCCAATGGGGAGATGAAGGAAAAGGTAAGATAGTTGATATGCTTGCTCAAAAATATGATATGGTATGTAGAAGCCAAGGTGGACACAATGCTGGACATACTATTTGGGTTGATGGAGTAAAGTATGCTTTACACCTAATTCCTTCAGGAGTTTTAAATCCAAAAGCTATAAATGTAATTGGAAATGGTGTTGTATTATCACCTGAAAATATTATTAAAGAGATGAGTCAATTTCAAAACCTTGAAGGAAGACTATTTATTTCTGATAAAGCACATTTAAATTTACCATATCATGCATTAATTGATCAAGCAAAAGAGAGATTAAGAGGTGCAAAAGCTATTGGTACAACAGGAAAAGGAATAGGACCTGCTTATTCTGATAAAATTAATAGAGTTGGACATAGAGTTGGTGAATTATTAAATCCGGCAAAATTAACTAAATCAATTTTAGAATATTTTGAACAAAACAGAGCAATATTTGATGTTCTAGAAATAGCAACGCCAAATGAAAAAGAGTTATTAGAAGAGCTAAGTTCTTATAAAGAAAAATTAGCCCCTTTTATTACAAATACAACAAATATGGTTTGGAAAGCTCTTGATGAAAATAAAAGAGTATTACTTGAGGGTGCTCAAGGAACTATGCTTGATATTGACCATGGAACATATCCTTATGTAACTTCTTCAAATACGGTAAGTGCTGGTTCTTGTACAGGTTTAGGATTAAGTCCTAAAGATGTTGGAATCATAACAGGAATTACAAAAGCTTACTGCACAAGAGTAGGAAATGGTCCATTCCCATCGGAAGATTTTGGCGATGAGGGCGAAACTATGGCTCAAGTTGGAAAAGAGTTTGGAACAACAACTGGAAGAAAAAGAAGATGTGGTTGGTTTGATGCAGTTGCAGTCAAACATGCTTCTAGATTAAATGGATGTGACCAATTAGCTTTAATGAAACTTGATGTTTTAGATGGTTTTGCTAAAATAAAAATTTGTGTTGCTTATGAATTAGATGGTGTTAGAATTGATTATGTTCCAACTTGTTTAGAAAATGTAAAAGCAATATATGAAGAGATCGATGGTTGGGAAAGTGTAGTTGGAATTAGAGATTATGAATCACTACCAGCAAATGCAAAAAAATATATAGAAAAAATAGAAGAAGTTACTTCTGTTAAGGTTGGAATCGTTTCAACATCTCCTGAAAGAGATGACACAATTATAAGGGGGTAAAAACGCATGAGAATGAAATTACATCATACACCGTATGTCTCAAGAAGAATTACAAGAGATTTAATTAGTTGTGACTTTGTTGAGGTTAGAAAAGAGAAACATAGTATCGAAGCAGAAGTTGAAAGAATATTAGATGCTGATTTAGAAAAAGAGTTTGCTTTAGATGAAAAAGTTCAAGAAATTTTGGAAGAGCAAGAAGAAGAAATCGAGTATTTAAATGCAGATAGAAGACAACTTTTTTGGATGACTAAAAAAAGATTAGCAAATGATTTTGGAGTTATTTTAAATAACGAAGATAGATTTTCAGACATTGCTCACAAAATATTAGATTATTTATGGGAAGAAGATTTTATACATTATACATGTTCTGATAATCAAATTAAAAATGTAATATTTGCTTCTTTAGATGATTTTATCAAAGGTTTTGAAAAAGCTGATAGTGAAGTTATGGCAAAATTAAAAAATTATAAAAGAAAATTAATACCAGGAACTGATGATTATGATCTTGTATATCACAGATTATATGAAGAGGAATTAACAAAAAGAGGATTGATATAAATGCAAAAAGTATGGATATATTTAGAGAATGGGACTTTTTTAGAAGCGAAATCTTTTGGTGCAACAGGAACATCTGTTGGAGAAATAGTTTTTAATACATCATTAACTGGATACCAAGAAATTATTTCAGATCCTTCTTATGCTGGACAATTTATTACTTTTACAATGCCAGAAATTGGAAATGTTGGAGTTAATGACAATGATATGGAAAGTAGAATTTGTCATTGTAAAGGTGTATTAGTTAGAAATTATCATGCTGAATATTCAAATTATAGAGCACAAAATGATTTAGATTCTTTATTAAAAGAACATGGTGTTTTAGGAATTTGTGAAATAGATACTAGATATTTAACAAAGATGATTAGAGATGAAGGTGCTATGATGATGATAGCATCAACTGAAATTTCTTGTAAAGATGAATTAGCAAAACAATTAGCGGCAAGTCCTAGAATTGAAGATATAAACTATATTGAAATCGTATCAACAAAAGAATCTTATGTTCATAAATCAGGAGCTTGGAATCACTCTATCAAAGCGTATGATAAAGCAGTTATGAGTGATAAAAAAGTTGTTGTTATTGACTTTGGAGTTAAAAGAAATATCTTAAATGAGCTTGTTAACTCAGGTCTTGAAGTAGAAGTAGTTCCTTCAACTTTTAAAGCAGATGATTTAATAGCAAGATTCGAAGCAAAAGAAATTGGTGGAATTTTCCTATCGAATGGTCCAGGTGATCCTCTTACTTTAATAGCTGAAAAAGAGCAAGTTCAAAAATTAGTAAAAACAGATATTCCAATTTTTGCTATTTGTTTAGGTCATCAAATGCTTTCTATTGCTCATGGATATGATACTTATAAACTGAAATTTGGACAACATGGTGGTAACCATCCTGTTGCAAATAACGGTGTTGTAGAAATTACAGCTCAGAATCATAACTATAATGTTCCTGATAATATTGTAGAGATTGCAGATGTAACACATGTAAATTTATTTGATAATACAATTGAAGGTGTTAAATATAAAAATAAAGAGATATTCTCAGTTCAACATCACCCAGAAGCAAGTCCAGGACCACATGAGTCTAAATATATCTTCAAACAGTTTGCAGATATTGTAAAATAGTTTAAATAAAAAAAGGGGAAGTTTAAAACTTCCCCTTTTTTTATTAAGTAAAAATCTTATAATAAAAACATTTGAATTAGCTGATAAGTCCCAGCAGTAGCAATTCCAGCAGCAATTCCTGCAAGAACATCATCTCCCATAACTCCTAATCCGCCTTTTACGTCTCTGTCGATTTTTCCAATAAATGAGGGTTTCCAAATATCAAATAATCTAAAGAAAATAAATGCAATTGGAGCCATAAATAAGACATTTGAACTATTAATTCCACAAATAGCAAGTGTAATCCACATACCTGCTAGTTCATCAATAACTATCTCTTTTCCATCGTGCATACCGACTTCTTTTTCATAAATATCAATTTGTTTTATAGCAATTACTGTGATTAATAAAGCTAATAAAAATAGTGTTGATACATGTAAAAATTCAAGTAAAAATAAACCAATAATTAAAGATACAAAAGAACCTACAGTTCCAGGGGCTTTTGGACTTAGACCACTAAAACCAACTGTTAAAAAAAATTTTCTTAAATTCAAAATAAATCCTTATTTTTTCTTTTCTATATCTAGTTTTTTTCTTTTTTCCCAAAGAGATTTTCTTGAAATTCCTAGTTTTTTTGATAGTTCTGTATCTGGATATTTGTTTTGATAAGAAACAACCATCATTTTTACATAATCATTTATTGTCATAATATTTGAATTACCAATTAGTTGATTGTCATTGTTAAATTCGATTTTTCTATATGGAAAATCAATCTCAGTTTCTAATGTAGAAACTACACAATTTTTATCTTCGATAAATTTTATAACATTTTCTTTCACATTTTTCTTCAAAGTATGGAAATCTGTTAGATAAATAATTGATTTCCCCTGTATTGCATTTATCTGTTTTTGCCATGATGTAGAAGTTAAAGAGATAAAATTAATTGGTAAATCCATTTTTCTTGAAAGTTCAAAAACTAATTTATCTGCACATTTTTGTGAATTTGATTCTATTAATGTTGGAAAAGATGGTGGTAATAAAGTATCGGTTGTATCAACTTCTGCCATAGTAAATTCAAAATATTCTCTTAGAGTTTGTAACTCTCTTTTTAAAGTTCTACAATCTTTATAATGGTAGATTTTTCTAATTAATTCATCCATAATAAAGGGTTTCATAATATAATCTTTTGCACCATCTTTAATAGGATTTGTAACAGTTTCATCTGAAATATAAGAGACTAAAAGAAGAATAATTGAATTTTCTGAATATTTTTTTATGATATTTTTACATAAAGCTGATGGTAAAGATGTTGATAAAAGAATCGTGTCATAATCTTTTGTAAGATTATCGATATTTGGTGACTCAATATAATCACAACTATGCCCATCATCAAGCAATCTTGATACAACTTTCTGAGCTAAATAAATCTCATTCTCAATAATTAATATATTCATTTTCTTTTCCAATCATAATATTTCAATGTAGCTATACTTTGAACAGCCACACCTTCTTCTCGACCTATAAATCCCATTTTCTCAGCAGTTGTCGCTTTTACATTTATAAACTGTTTTTCAATATTCAATAACTCAGCTAAAGAACTTTTTATTTCACATTTAAATGGGTTGATTTTTGGTTTTTGAGCGATTATTGTTGTATCAATATTTACAATTTCATATCCAACATTGTAAATAAATCTAACAATATGTTCTAATAATAGTTTTGAATCAATTCCTTTATACTTCTCATCAGTATCAGGAAAAAATTCTCCAATATCTCCAGCTCCACAAGCTCCTAAAAGTGCATCAATAATAGAGTGTATTAAAACATCTCCATCACTGTGAGCTTTAAACCCAAACTCATATGGAAGTTTTACTCCACCCAAAAACATCTCTTTATTATCTTCAAAGGCATGAATATCAAAACCAGTTCCTGTAAAAAAGTTTTTTGAAGCTTCTTTTAAACAAGGAAGTTCGTCTAATTCATTTCCAAGAGTTAGTTTTTTACTTTCATTACTTCCTTGAATATATTTGATTGTTCCATTTATTGCTTTTATAGCTGAACTTTCATCTGTAAATTCAATTTGAGTATCTAAGGCTTTTTTTAGAGTTTTTGTTAGGGAAAGTTGGGGAGTTTGGATTAGTTTTACTTCGTCTCTGTTTATTGTATTTGTTGCATAAATCACTGTATCAGTTACATTTAAAACAGGAACAATACAATCTACATTTTCTTTTTCATCTAAAAGATTTTTAATTACATTTTGGGGAATACAAGCTCTGGCTACATCACTTATCATTACATATTTTGTTGTTACAAATTCTAAGCAGTTTAAAATAGATTTTTGTCTAGTCTCTCCACCTTTTACAAAGGTAAAATCATCGGTGAAGTTTTTCATATAATTTAATTCATCTTCATGGGAAGCCACGATAATTTTATCAAATTGTGAAAAAGAAGCTAACCTTTTTGTAACATTTAGCCATAAAGGTTCATTTTCTATTCTAATCCATTGCTTTTTAGTTTTATGTTCAAAACGTGTGGAATTCCCAGCACATAAAACTATGAGTGTAACATCTAACAACAAAACCCCTTTGTGTAAAAAAGTTACAGATTATAGTATATACTTACTTATGCATAAGTTAAGAATTTTGATTAATTACTTCTTTTATAACATCAATCGAATTTAAAAAGTGTTCAACATCAAAATCATACAAAACAACTTTTTCTAATGCTTTTTCAATATTTTGATCACTTAATGGATAACGAATATCACACAATATTTTAACAATCTCTAAAATTTGAGCTTTAATTTTAAATTCATTAGGGCAAGATTCTGTATTTTCAGTAAATGCAATAGGTATAATTATATTAGGACTTAAATTCCATTGTTTAAAAATATTTGCAGTTATTCTTGCACAACTATATCCTGTAAATTTTTTTTCACAAAAAGTAGTGTCTTTTGTTTCTTCTAATTCCATTAAAAATTCTTCAGAT from Arcobacter suis CECT 7833 encodes:
- a CDS encoding YceI family protein, which produces MKILKLSLASIALSTALFAGNYNVDASHTNAGFTVKHMMITNVTGKFNDIAGTFEFDEKTNTLISINGEIIVASINTANEKRDEHLKAEDMFDVAKFQKITFKSTKIEKDAVYGDFTMKGVTKNIKLDLETSSVIKDPWGKQRTGFSLNGKIKRSDFGLTWNKALETGGVAVSDEVKLAIDIEGVLAQ
- a CDS encoding MarR family winged helix-turn-helix transcriptional regulator, with protein sequence MNKKSLKSYGTRTDKAMKTVVRLEKASLKITNLTVNYLSKHNLTFNQFKVLEVLYHRGDLNIGSITKLTMSTPGNITVVVKNLKRDEWITSIKDPNDSRAFILSITQKGKNVIEEVFPNHAKNLTHMLEVLSDEELNTLYDLLNKVYKAN
- a CDS encoding ATP phosphoribosyltransferase regulatory subunit encodes the protein MIFEHEIPKGSRLYFGASAKRKRVLENQVCDILENNGFEEILTPNFSYSQHQAIANERKLIKFSDEQNEQVSLRADSTLDVVRIITKRLGRTTTHKKWFYVQPIFSYPSKEEYQIGCEWIDHDNIADIMNLTADILKALKIEPILQISNINIPKLVSNELNIDIDLLKNGEIATLFKLDCEWLNKLIKVKDIKSLEDVISIVPASIKIELEKLLSKAKDVDYGNIIIAPLYYGSLRYYDGIYYRVINDNLTLCNGGVYSSEGINSLGFALYTDNLLKILED
- a CDS encoding pirin family protein — its product is MLKKLPKENMGTSNLGWLESRFHFSFAEYRNPNNMNFGVLRVLNDDIVHPESGFDTHPHANMEIISYVVNGEITHKDSMGNSETLKRGEVQYLSAGDGIYHSEHNVHKSNDLRLLQIWIIPPKAGLPRLYGSKRYEEKDRINKFLNIVSSTDGTADIKIYQDINIYVSELEINKSLEFEIKENRQVYFVQIEGSSNINEITLNAGDAMEIIDIKKIEIKALENSHFLFIEMAKV
- a CDS encoding DODA-type extradiol aromatic ring-opening family dioxygenase, producing MNPTLFISHGAPNIILSDIKSKQNIKKLADSLEKPKYIIIFSAHYLTKDLKIISPEANKIMYDFYGFEDELYKVKYEINSDEKLTLNLIEKLKKENINISIDENKKSYDHGVWNVLALMYEHLEIPVLQISIPTSYNINQLIELGEKLQQFKNEALIICSGGITHNLGDMSMNPNIRNYAKEFNDDMIDIIENAKEEKLKNIQENINFYKNHPSIEHFLPIFIAFGNAINKKGKSFNSEMLYSNISMESFIFDKELTC
- a CDS encoding glyceraldehyde 3-phosphate dehydrogenase NAD-binding domain-containing protein, which produces MKILLNGVGRIGKAVLKQLVSNKDFEIVIINEINPYIENIVYSINYDSTYGKYEDRFKIVENNYIQNSTSKIKITNFDFLDKIDLTNIDIIIDSSGKKEDINLLKNLPVKAIFLTHPNNKADINIILGVNEKELNPNIHKIISTSSCNATALLPALKLINDKKEILCGDILTVHPLLNHQRVLDGSFVKSDTREVNCNFEFGRSSTQNIIPNKTTTIKACSFVLPNINQNLISSSSLRVPTDTVGAINVTLFTKEKSTKNEIIELFEEYEKNQNFPIVLNNFEPLVSSDFKKEKFTTIIDHRYTEVINNMIKLLIWYDNEWGYASKVVEILNYYKNIKKG
- a CDS encoding pyridoxal-phosphate-dependent aminotransferase family protein — its product is MLLTPGPTPVPEFVRKAMADITIHHRTEEFEAIFKNTRELLIEIYDMPEVVMLASSGTGAMEACVTNLTHKKALTINSGKFGERFGKICAAFGIDYTEIKNEWNTPVSVEAVVEAIKADSSIDAVFIQICESAGGLRHPVEQIAAEIKKINKDITIVADGITAIGVEKIDTTNLDAVVTGSQKALMLPPGLAMIGFSNAAVAKIESKPRGYYFNLAIEIKTQRKNTTAWTAATTLIIGLGAILEKLKADGFDNLYKQTALRANATREALKAIRFDIYPKTPANAMTTVYTEQSSAIRKILENKYNVNIAGGQDHLAGKIFRINHMGLVEDYEASWAVNAVELALDDLGIRTFDGTANKVFASNMFKGN
- the purM gene encoding phosphoribosylformylglycinamidine cyclo-ligase, with amino-acid sequence MATVSYKDAGVDIDAGNQFVENIKPYVKATTIPGVLGGIGSFAGAFELPSGYKKPVILSGTDGVGTKLKLAIDAKKFDTVGIDLVAMCSNDLLCNFGEPLFFLDYYATAKLNVEEATQVVKGIAEGCIRSECALVGGETAEMPGMYKEGDFDLAGFCVGIAEKDELNRIDKIKAGDTLIALPSSGVHSNGFSLVRKLLLEKLGMSLDDDFQGKALKDVLLEPTRIYVKEFKANKSKINALAHITGGGITENLPRVLPDNLKAVVKRADVRVLPIFEFMGKHVELEEMYRTFNMGVGMVLVVSAENVDSVLANTDGYVIGHIADGAKCVEFI